The genomic interval CCGGCGTCGAGACGAAGTTGGAGGCCGAGAGCCGCGCCGTGCCGAGACCGACGCCGACATAGGGCGTCAGCGGGCCGAAGGCACCGAGATCGGCATAGGCATTGATGAGCAGCGTCTGGGCGCTGACGCCGAAGCTGTTCAGCCGCGATGGCACGGGAAGAGGCCCGACATAGCCCCAGTTGCCCTGGGGCGGTGAGAAGCCCGAGAAGGTCGCGCGGCCATGGATGTCGAGCGTCGCGTCGAGGCGGAAGCTCTTGTACTTGAAGCCGGCGCCCAGGCCCCCGCCGAGCGAGCGGCCCGCCCGGGTGCCGCGCTGCTCGACGAGCGCGTTCGCCGTGTCGTCAAAGACCGCCATGGCCGGCGAGCGGAAGAGATTGGCGGTGAGATCGCCGCGCACATACCAGCCGGAGGAGAAGTCCTCCGGCAGCACGGGCGGCGCGAGAGGCGCATCGGGAAGCGGGGCGCGCCGGTCGGCGGCGAGCGCAGGCGCGGCCATGCAGAGGGCTGCGGCAAAGACGGCGATGCGGTGGGAAAGGCGGGGGTTACGCTTCATCGGACGTCCTGCAACGCTGACGCCGCCCTGCCGGGCGGATGACCATGGCGACACTGTCGCAGACCGCGGTTAAGGGGGATTTAAGGTTAAGAATTAACCACGCAGGCGACCTCGCGGACCCGTGGCCCCACCAGCCCGGACCAAAAGAAAACGGCGCGGGCCAAAGGCCCGCGCCGCTGCTGTGGGGAACGGTGCTGCGAGGTCAGTAGCGGGCGACGACCGGGGCCGGCGCGACCGGGGTCGAGCCGCCGAAGGCGTAGCGCAGGCCGAGGCGGATATCGTGCGAGGTGACCTGGCGGATCTCGTAGTTCTGGACCGCCGTTGTGCAGAGCGGGCACGGCGCGCCGGAGCGGAAGTTGCCGAGGTTGAGGTAGCGGTAGCCGATCTCGATCTTGGTGTTGGCCGAGACATCCCAGGCCATGCCGGCCATCAGCGCCCAGGCGAAGTTGCCGTTGGAGCCGCCATTGATCACGCCCGAGGAGGGGCCGACGCCGACGACCACGCCGGTGTCGAAGGTCGGGGCGAGGCGGTTGTGGGCATAGCCGATGCCGCCGCCGATATAGGGGGTGATGCCCCACCAGGTGCCGAGGTCGATATAGCCGTTCACGAGGGCCACGATCGAGGACATGTTGGTGTGCAACACGTTCTCATAGCTCTGCGGGCCCGTGAGGATGTCACGGCCGACGAACCGGCCGCCGGAGCGATATTCCAGCGAGGCGTCGACGCGGAACCAAGAATTGAAGGCGTAGCCGATGCCAGCGCCGATGAACATCGTCGACGACAGCGAGTGCTGGTAGGTCGCCTGGGTGATGCCGCCGGGCGGGTTCGGGTTGTACTGCCAGCGCTGGGCGGTCTGGGTGCCCAAGCCGACATCGCCGCGCAGGTACCAGCCGCCATTGTCGACCGGCTGCACGGCGGGGATGGATTCACGCAGCACCGGCGGCGCCATGTCGGCGGCGGTGGCGGCGGTGGCGACGAACGCCGCCGTGGCGGCGAAAGCGAGACTGATCAGGCGGCGCATGGCGGTGTCCTGGGAGAGGGCCTCGCCGTGCCAGGCGCGCCCGAGGGTTCAACACCCCGGAGCCTGCCGCAGATTGTTTAAAGTCCACTTAACCCTAACGGACGTGGTGAACGGCGCGTAAAGGCGCGCCCTCCCCCGCCCGCGGCGCCGTCAGGCGGCGGCCTTGGTCACCGCCTCGACGATCTGGTCGACCACCGTCTCGACGAGGTCGCGGTCATCGCCCTCGGCCATGACGCGGATGACCGGCTCGGTGCCCGAGGGGCGGATGACGAGACGGCCGTGATTGCCGAGCTTCACCTTGGCATCGTCGATGGCGGAGACGACGCTCTTCGCCTCCAGCGGCTTGCCGCCCTTGAAGCGGACGTTCTTGAGGATCTGCGGCAGCGGCTCGAAGCGATGGCAGACCTCGGAGACCGGCCGGCCCATCTTCAGGACGACGGCCAGGACCTGGAGCGCCGCCACGAGGCCATCGCCGGTGGTCGAATAGTCGGAGAGGATGATGTGGCCGGACTGCTCGCCGCCGACATTGAAGCCGTGCTCGCGCATATGCTCCAGCACGTAGCGGTCGCCGACCGGCGTGCGGGCGAGCTGCAGGCCGAGCCCGCCGAGGAAGCGCTCGAGGCCAAGGTTCGACATGACGGTCGCGACGATGCCGGGCTGGGCGAGGCGGCCATCCTCGAGCCAGGACTGGGCGACGACGGCCATGAGCTGGTCGCCATCGACCACATGACCCTTCTCGTCGACGATGAGCACACGGTCCGCGTCGCCATCGAGGGCGATGCCGATATCGGCGCGCATCTCGCGCACCTTCTCCACCAGCGTCTCCGGATGGGTCGAGCCGCAGGCATCGTTGATGTTGAAGCCGTCGGGCTTGTCGCCGATCGTCACCACCTCGGCGCCGAGCTCCCAGAGCGCCGCCGGGGCGACCTTGTAGCCGGCGCCATTGGCGCAATCGATGACGATGCGCAGGCCGTCGAGATCGAGGCTGCGCGGCAGGGTCCGCTTGGCGAATTCGATGTAGCGCGCCTGGGCGTCGTCGATGCGCTTGGCGCGGCCGAGATGGCGGGAGCTCGCGAGCTTCCGCGACAGGTCCTGGTCGAGCAGGCTCTCGATCTCCTTCTCCACCTCGTCGGAGAGCTTGTAGCCGTCGGGGGCGAAGAGCTTGATGCCGTTGTCGTCGAAGGGATTGTGGGAGGCGGAGATCATCACGCCGAGATCGGCGCGCATGGAGCGCGTCAGCATGGCAACCGCCGGCGTCGGCATCGGGCCGACCAGCAGCACGTCCATGCCCACCGAGGTGAAGCCGGCGACCAGCGCGTTCTCGATCATGTAGCCCGAGAGCCGCGTGTCCTTGCCGATCATCACGCGATGGCGATGCTCGCCGCGCTGGAACGCGACGCCCGCGGCCTGCCCGACCTTCATCGCCATGTCCGGCGTGATCGGGAAGGCATTGGCGCGACCACGGATGCCGTCGGTGCCGAAATATTTGCGGGCCATGGGTGCAGGTCTCGGGGTGAAGGTCACATCCGCGGCGAAGGAGGCGACGGGCGATTCGCGGGAACCGCCCACCGTCGCAGCCTTATAGGCGCGGCCCGGCGAAATGTCCCCGAATCCGGTTCAAAAATGGTGATGGACTGTGACAGCGGCGCCGGCCGGGCCGGCACCGCGCTGGCGCTTCAGCTCTTGAAATAGGGCTCGACCGGCCCCTTGAGCTTCACCGTCAGCGGATTGCCGTGCCGGTCGCGCGCATTGCCGGCGACAACCCGCACCCAGCCCTCGGAGACGCAGTATTCCTCGACATTGTTCTTCTCGACGCCCTTGAAGCGGATCCCGACCTCCCGGGAGAGGATCTCGGCATCGTAGAAGGGGCTGGCGGGGTCGGTGGACAGCCGGTCGGGCGGTGCGGCGCGGGTCTCGTCGGTCATGCCTGCTTCCGTCGCTGGAGGAGATCAAGGCGCGGACCAATAACGGCCCGGACCGGCCGTGCCAAGCGGCGGCCCTCATCGCTTCAGGAACTGCGGGCCGGCGGCGGCGTTGGCCTTGCAGAAGAGCGTCCATCGCGGACGCCCCCGTTTCCGGGAGAACGACCATGCACCGCCGATCCCTTCTCCATGCCGTCCTCGGCCTCGCTGTGGTCCCGGTCTTGGCGTCGCCGGTCCTTGCCGCCCCTGACACCGCCTTGCGTGAAATGCAGCGCGGACCCGGCGGTGGTGGTGGCCGCGGCGGCGGTGGGGGAGGCGGTCGCGGCGGCGGCGGGGGAGGCGGTCGCGGCGGCTTCGGCGGTGGCGGCGGGGGCGGCAGTCGTGGCTTCGGCGGCGGCGGTCGCAGCTTCCAGGGCAGCCCGGGCGGCTTCCGCGGACCCGGCTTCGGTGGTGGCGCCTATCGCGGCCGCGCCTGGGGCGGCGGGGGCTGGCGCGGCGGCCGGCGCTATTACGGCCGCCGCTATTATGGCGGCGGGGGTTGGGGCTATGGCGGCGGCCCCTATTACGGCGGCGGCTACTATCGTCGTTGCTGGATCAACCGCTGGGGCTACCGCGTCTGCCGGCGCCCAGCCGTGCCTCTGGTCCTTCCCTTCGCGCCGTTCTTCTGACGCGCCAGCCAGCGGGAGGCAGACCGGAGCCGAACGCAAAGCAACCCATCCTCCGACCGTCTATGGTCCGCGCCTCCGAGGGGGCGGGACCAGCCCGTCCCTTGATCAGGACGTACGGAGGAAACATGTCCACCATTTCGACCCGCTCTCCCGCCTCGCGCCGCGGCGTGCTCGGCGCAGGCCTTGCCGGCGCCGCGCTGGCGACGCCGGCCCTCGCCCAGGCCAATCCGAAGATCTCGTGGCGCCTCACCTCGTCCTATCCGAAGAGCCTCGAGACGCTGTTCGGCCTGTCGACGCAGGTTGCCAAGCGCGTCGCCGAGGCGACCGACGGCCAGTTCCAGATCCAGACCTTCGCCGCGGGCGAGATCGTTCCCGCGCTCCAGGCGCTCGATGCCATCCAGAATGGCACCATCGAATGCGGCCACACCCTGTCGAGCTTCTATATCGGCAAGGATCCCGCCTTCGCCTTCGACACCTCCCTGCCCTTCGGCCTCAACACCCGCCAGCACAATGCCTGGCTCTATCAGGGCGGCGGCCGCGAGCTCGTCGCCGAGTTCATGAAGGGCCACAACGTCCACGCCATCCCCTCCGGCAATACCGGCGCGCAGATGGGCGGCTGGTTCCGCAAGGAGATCAAGTCGCTCGCCGACCTGCGCGGCCTCAAGTTCCGCATCGCCGGCCTCGGCGGCACCATCATGGCCCGCCTCGGCGTGGTGCCCCAGCAGATCGCCGGCGGCGACATCTATCCCTCGCTGGAGCGCGGCACGATCGATGCCGCCGAGTTCTCCGGCCCGGCGGATGACGAGAAGCTCGGCTTCCAGCGGGTCGCGAAGTACTACTATTACCCGGGCTTCTGGGAGGGCTGCGCCAACGTCTCGTTCTTCGTGAACCTGGAACGCTGGAACGCCCTGCCCGCCCATTACCGCGCTATCGTCGAGGCCGCCTGCGCCGAGGCGCTCGCCCTGTCGGTCGCCAAATACGACCACCTCAACCCCGACGCCCTGTTCCGCCTCGTCGCCAGCGGCGCGGAGCTGCGCGCCTTCCCGCAGGACGTCCTCGCCGCCGCCTTCAAGGAGGCCCAGGCGCTCTATGGCGAGCTTGCCGCCAGCAATGCCAACTTCAAGAAGTTCTACGATTCCTGGCTGCCCTACTGGCGCAAGGAGCAGATCTGGTTCCGCGTCGCCGAGCTGCCCTTCGACGCCTTCACCTCCTCGCAGGTGCAGGGACGCTGACGGGGGGCTTCGACCGGGAACGACGACGGCGGTCGCGCGTCATTTTGACGAGCCACCGCCGTTGTTTTTTGCTAGCGTGGCGCTGGGTGGTGGCATCTCGTGACGAGGAGATGTTTCCGATGCATCGCAGACTGTTCCTGACGACCTTGGCCGCGGGTGTCGCGGCAGGAGCGGGGCTCGCCTCCGGCACGGCCCAGGCCGCGCCCGTGGGCGCCCCTGCGACCGATCTCGCAGGTGTGCGCGCGGCCCTCGGCCCCGCCCCCGCATCCGAACCCTCCCTGCTGGAGATGCGCCGCCGTGGCGGTGGCTTCCGCGGCGGTGGCCGTCGCTTCCGCGGCGGTGGCTGGGGTGGCGGACGGCGCTGGCGCGGTGGCGGCGGCTGGCGTCGGGGGGGCTGGGGTCCGGGCTGGCGGCGCCGCCGCTACTGGGGCCCGCGTCCGTGGGGCCCCCGTCCCTGGGGTCCGCCGCGTCGCTGCTTCTACAATCGCTGGGGTGAGCTGGTCTGCCGCCGGCCCTATTGGCGCCGTCCCATCTGGTGGTGACGCCTTTGCCTCTCTGACGATCCCGAAGGCCCGGCTGGACGCCGGGCCTTTTCTCATTCGCGACCCGGCCGCGGCTCGATCTGGCCGCGCCGCTGCAGCCACAGCGCCACGATCCAGCAGAGCAGCGCCCAGGCGGCGCCGAGGCACCAGCCTGCCAGCACGTCCGTCGGCCAGTGGACGCCGAGATAGACGCGGCTGATGCCGATGAGCACGGTCATCACCACCGCGACGCCGATGAAGAAGGCATGGACCCGCCGGGGTGCCTCGATGCGCGTCAGCAGCGCGCCGAGCGTCAGATAGGCCACCGCCGAAATCATCGCATGGCCCGAGGGGAAGCTCGCCGTCAGCTCGATCGGCGCCCCGGGGATGAGGTCGGGCCGCGGCCTGTCGAAGACGATCTTCAGCCCATGGCTGAGCGCCGTGCCGCCGATCACCGAAACGAGCACGAAGAGCGCCGCCGCGCGCTTGCCGGCGAGCAGCAGGTAGATCACCGCGAAAGCCACCAGCATCGACAGAACGGCGAGGCCGCCAAGCGCGGTGATGTCGCGCATGATGCCCGGCAGCCAGGAGGGCCCGGGCGCAAGGCCGGGATTGGCCGGATCGCGCATGAACAGCAGCAGCGCCCGGTCGAAGGCCTCGGTCTCGCCGTCGACGACGATGTCCGCGAGGCGGAGGAAAGCCAGCGTGCCACCGGTGATCACCACCAGCGCCACGACGAGGCCGATCTCGTCGCGCACCAGCCTCGCGAGGCGTCCGAGGGTCGAGGGCAGGGGGAGAGGGCTCGCCGTCATGGACCTTGAGGTGGCTGAGCCTGTCCGTGGCGTCAAGGCGAAAGCGCTGCGGCCGGACCTTCTGCCGCACGACAAGGCCCGAGGAACCGGCAGCGCGCCGCGACGTTGGCACCATCAGGCCGCGATGGTCTCCGCCGGCCGCAGACCCATCCAAGGAGGACGCCCATGAACCGCAGAACCCTGCTGACCGCGCTGGCGGCCGGTGTCGCCGTATCGGCCATGCCCTTCGCCTTCACGGGCGAGGCGAACGCCCTGCCCGCCTCGGCTCCCGCCGACCTGACGGGCGTGCGGGAGGCCCTGGCTCCCGCTGCCGCCGCCCCGCAGGACATGCAGTGGCGCCGCCGTCGCTGGCGCCGCCGCTACTGGGGCGGCCGCCCCTGGCGTCGCCGGCGCTGCTGGATCAACCGCCGCGGCTTCCGCGTCTGCCGCTGGTAATCGCGACGATCCGGGTTGCCGGCGACCCCGGCGACCCGGGTTTCTTGATCGACAAGTCGGTTCTGCATTTTCCGCAATCAGGACATGTCGTCGCGGCCTGCCTGCTTAACGAAGGTGCAAGCGTCGCCCGTCATCATGCGATCCATCGCCCGGACCCTGGTCCCAGGTGACGGATGACCGCGTGACCGAATATCTCCACCCGCGCACGATTGCCCTCGCCGTTGTCGTCGTCAGCATGACGGCCGGCCTGCTGCTGCTCATGTCGTCGCGGCGGAACAGCGAGGAGCCGAGCCTCTTCACCTGGGGCATCGCCAATGTGATGGGCAGCATCGGGGTGGCCATGCTGGCCATGCGGAACATCGCACCCGACACCCTGACGATCATTGTCGCCAACGCGCTCACCCTCTCCGCCTACATGGTGAATGTCGCGGGCGTGCTGCAGTTCTGCCGCCGACAGGTGCCCTGGGGTCTGATCGCCTTGCCGCCTCTGGTCTGGCTGCTCCTGTGCCAGGTCCCGGACTTTTACGGCAGCGTCGAGGCGCGCCTCACCTACATCTCCGCCATCGTCGTCATCGCCTCCTTCACGCCGGCCGCCGTCCTGTGGCGCCTGCGCGGCGAAGCCCTGCCGACCCGGATCCCGACCATCGTCTGGTACTGCCTGCACGGCTGCGTCTTCATCGTGCGGCTTGTCATCCCGCTGCTGAACACGGCCCCTGCCCCCACGGAGCTCCAGGCCTCGCCAGTCGTGGTCATCATCATGGTCGAGGCCCTCGTCCACGTGACGATGATCTCCTTCCTGCTGCTGCTGCTGATCAAGGACCGCGCCGAGGAGCGCTATCGCCGCGCGGCCGAGACGGACGTGCTCACCGGCCAGCCAAACCGCCGCGCCTTCATGGCCGAGGCCGAGCGCCTCGTTGCCGAGCCGACGCGCTGGCCGGCCTGCATGCTGGTCATCGACGTCGACCGCTTCAAGAGCATCAATGACACGGTGGGCCATGCCGGCGGCGATACCGTGCTGGTGACGATCGCCACGACCATCCGCTCGCATCTGCGCCCAACCGACACGTTCGGCCGGCTCGGCGGCGAGGAATTCGGCGCGCTGCTGCCCAACACGACGCTGGCCTGCGCCATGACCATCGCCGAGGGCCTGCGCGCCCGCGTCGCCGCCCTCGACATCGCGGCCGGCGGCACCACCCTGCGCGCCACCGTCAGCATCGGCGTCTCGATGATCGCCGGCGGTAAGCCGGACCTCGACACGCTCATCGACCGGGCCGATGCCTGCCTCTACGAGGCCAAGCGCACCGGCCGCAACCGCGTCGTCGCGCGCGAGGACGGGATCAGGCTCGCGGGGTGAGGCGGCACGCTCAGCCGCAGCGCGACACCCGCCCCTCCAGCGGATAGGCCGGGTCGGTATAGCCCGGCGTCGAGGGATGCCCCGCCGGCACCAGCCTGTCGACCAGCGCCTCATCGGCCTTGGTGAAGGCGTAACCCGGCGCGCCGAGATAGTCCTCGAACTGCTCCATGGTGCGCGGGCCGGCAATGGCCGCGGTGACGAAGGCGTTGTTCAGCACCCAGGCGGTGGCGAACTGGCCCGGCGTGATGCCGCGCTTCTCCGCATGGGCCTTCAGCTTTTGGGCGATGACGAGGGATTCCTTGCGCCACTCCGTCTGCATCATGCGGCTGTCGGCGCGGCCGGCACGCGAACCCTCCGGCGGCGGCGCCTTCGGGTCGTACTTGCCGGAGAGGATGCCGCGGGCGAGCGGCGAATAGGGCACGACGCCGAGGCCATAGAAGCCGCAGGCCGGCAGGTGCTCGACCTCGGGCATGCGGTTCATGGCGTTGTAATAGGGCTGGCTGACCACGGGCCGGTCGATGCCCATGCGGTCGGCGAGGTTGCAGATCTCGGCGACGCGCCAGGACCGGTGGTTGGAGACGCCGTAGTGGCGGATCTTGCCCTGCCGGATGAGGTCGCCGAGCGCCCGCACGGTCTCCTCCAGCGGCGTCCCGTGATCCTCCTTGTGGAGGTAGTAGATGTCGATGACATCGGTGCCGAGCCGCTTCAGCGAGGCCTCCACCGCGCGCATCATGTAGAGGCGCGACAGGCCGCGGTCATTGGGGCCAGGGCCGGTGGGATTGGCGAGCTTGGTGGCCAGCACCCAGTGCGAACGGTTCGCCTTGATGGCCCGCCCGGTGATCTCCTCGGAGCGGCCCTCGGTGTAGACGTCGGCAGTGTCGATGAAATTGACGCCGGCCTCGCGCGCCCGGTCGATGATGCGGACGGAGGCCTTCTCGTCCGTCGGGCCCCCGAACATCATCGTGCCGAGGCAGATCGGCGAGACCTTGAGGCCGGAGCGGCCGAGATTGCGCGGGGTCATGTCATTCCTCCCGGATGATCGTTGGACGGCAGTAGGCCGGGACGAGCGACGCAAGGGAAGCCACAGCCACGCATGGCGTGGCCGCTGAAACTGACGGGGCCGACCTCACGCCGCCTGGGCGAGCGCGGCCTTGAGCAGCTTGGTCGCCTGGTCGGCGGTCATGGGCTCGCCGAAGGCGAAGCCCTGGGCATAGTCGCAGCCGAGCTGGAAGAGTTCGACGGCATCCGCGTCGCTCTCGGCGCCCTCGGCCACCACCTCCATCCCGAGGTCCTGGCCGAGCGCGATGATGGTGCGCAGGATCACGGGGCGGACACCGCGCTGGTCGGCGCGCACGAAGCTCTTGTCGATCTTGATCGTGTCGAAGGGGAAGCGCTGCAGGTAGCTGAGCGAGGAATAGCCGGTGCCGAAATCGTCGAGCGACAGGCCGGCGCCGAGCTCGCGGATGCGCTGCAGCATCTGCGCGGCATATTCCGGGTTCTCCATTACCAGGCTCTCGGTGAGCTCCAGCTTGAGGGAGCCGCGGGCGACGGTGGAGCGCGACAGCACGCCCTTGATGTCCTGCAGCAGGTCGTGGCGCAGCAGCTGGCGGCTCGAGACATTGACCGAGACGAAGAGCGGCGGGTCGAGCGGCATGAGCTGCTGCCAGGAGGCAAGCTGGCGGGCCGAGCGGTCCATGACGAAGAGCCCGAGCTCGACGATGAGCCCCGTCTCCTCGGCAATGGCGATGAACTCGCCCGGCGGCAGGCGGCCAAGGCGCGGATGGTCCCAGCGCACCAGGGCCTCGAAGCCGGCAAGGGTGCGGTCGGCAAGGCGGACCACCGGCTGGTAGACGATGGCGATCTCGTTGCGCTCCAGCGCCCGGCGAAGGTCGCTCTCCAGCGCCAGCCGGTCGCTCTTCACCGCCCGCAGCGCCGGCTTGAACACCTCGATGCGGTCGCCGCCCAGCCGCTTGGCGTGATAGGCCGCGAGCTCGGCATCCTTCAGAAGGTCGTCGCGCTTCACCTGCGTGCCGTCCGCCAGGGCGATGCCGATGGAGCCGGTCAGGAAGATCTCGCGGTCGCCGAAGGCGATGGGCGCGCGCAGCGCCTTGCGCAGCGTCTCGGCAAAGCCGGTGATGCGCTCGGGCGTGCGCTCCGACACGAGGATGATGGCGAACTGGTCGCCGGCAAGCCGCGCCAGCGTGTCCTGCGGCTTGATGAGGCGGGCGAGGCGGCGCGAGACGCTGAGCAGGATGGAATCGCCGACCGAGACGCCGACGGAATCGTTGACCTGCTTGAAGCGGTCGATGTCGAGCACCATGACGGTCGGCCGGCGGCCGTCCTCGGCCGCGAGGCTGGTGAGCGAGGCGTCGAGGCGGTCGAGGAAAAGCTCGCGGTTCGGCAGGCCGGTGAGATTGTCGTGGACGGCGTCGTGGAGCAGCCGCTCCTCCGCCGCCTTGAACTCGGTGATGTCGGCGAGCGTACCGACAAGCCGGACGACCTCGCCATCGGAGCCGACGACCGGCCGGGCGCGCAGCACCATCCAGATGAAATGGCCGTCCGTCGCGCGCAGGCGAAACTCCTCGACGAGGCGGCCGCGGCGATGCTCCACCACCGTGTCGAGGGTGGAGCGGAT from Phreatobacter oligotrophus carries:
- a CDS encoding outer membrane protein, translating into MKRNPRLSHRIAVFAAALCMAAPALAADRRAPLPDAPLAPPVLPEDFSSGWYVRGDLTANLFRSPAMAVFDDTANALVEQRGTRAGRSLGGGLGAGFKYKSFRLDATLDIHGRATFSGFSPPQGNWGYVGPLPVPSRLNSFGVSAQTLLINAYADLGAFGPLTPYVGVGLGTARLSASNFVSTPVPAAAALGETVFTPVLANTTKWTLAWAAMAGVTVDVTPQTKIDIGYRYLHMGSLRFIDTVGGSYRTTVAAHEIRVGLRYMFGDGLAGH
- a CDS encoding outer membrane protein → MRRLISLAFAATAAFVATAATAADMAPPVLRESIPAVQPVDNGGWYLRGDVGLGTQTAQRWQYNPNPPGGITQATYQHSLSSTMFIGAGIGYAFNSWFRVDASLEYRSGGRFVGRDILTGPQSYENVLHTNMSSIVALVNGYIDLGTWWGITPYIGGGIGYAHNRLAPTFDTGVVVGVGPSSGVINGGSNGNFAWALMAGMAWDVSANTKIEIGYRYLNLGNFRSGAPCPLCTTAVQNYEIRQVTSHDIRLGLRYAFGGSTPVAPAPVVARY
- the glmM gene encoding phosphoglucosamine mutase; amino-acid sequence: MARKYFGTDGIRGRANAFPITPDMAMKVGQAAGVAFQRGEHRHRVMIGKDTRLSGYMIENALVAGFTSVGMDVLLVGPMPTPAVAMLTRSMRADLGVMISASHNPFDDNGIKLFAPDGYKLSDEVEKEIESLLDQDLSRKLASSRHLGRAKRIDDAQARYIEFAKRTLPRSLDLDGLRIVIDCANGAGYKVAPAALWELGAEVVTIGDKPDGFNINDACGSTHPETLVEKVREMRADIGIALDGDADRVLIVDEKGHVVDGDQLMAVVAQSWLEDGRLAQPGIVATVMSNLGLERFLGGLGLQLARTPVGDRYVLEHMREHGFNVGGEQSGHIILSDYSTTGDGLVAALQVLAVVLKMGRPVSEVCHRFEPLPQILKNVRFKGGKPLEAKSVVSAIDDAKVKLGNHGRLVIRPSGTEPVIRVMAEGDDRDLVETVVDQIVEAVTKAAA
- a CDS encoding DUF3297 family protein; translated protein: MTDETRAAPPDRLSTDPASPFYDAEILSREVGIRFKGVEKNNVEEYCVSEGWVRVVAGNARDRHGNPLTVKLKGPVEPYFKS
- a CDS encoding TRAP transporter substrate-binding protein — translated: MSTRSPASRRGVLGAGLAGAALATPALAQANPKISWRLTSSYPKSLETLFGLSTQVAKRVAEATDGQFQIQTFAAGEIVPALQALDAIQNGTIECGHTLSSFYIGKDPAFAFDTSLPFGLNTRQHNAWLYQGGGRELVAEFMKGHNVHAIPSGNTGAQMGGWFRKEIKSLADLRGLKFRIAGLGGTIMARLGVVPQQIAGGDIYPSLERGTIDAAEFSGPADDEKLGFQRVAKYYYYPGFWEGCANVSFFVNLERWNALPAHYRAIVEAACAEALALSVAKYDHLNPDALFRLVASGAELRAFPQDVLAAAFKEAQALYGELAASNANFKKFYDSWLPYWRKEQIWFRVAELPFDAFTSSQVQGR
- a CDS encoding phosphatase PAP2 family protein; protein product: MTASPLPLPSTLGRLARLVRDEIGLVVALVVITGGTLAFLRLADIVVDGETEAFDRALLLFMRDPANPGLAPGPSWLPGIMRDITALGGLAVLSMLVAFAVIYLLLAGKRAAALFVLVSVIGGTALSHGLKIVFDRPRPDLIPGAPIELTASFPSGHAMISAVAYLTLGALLTRIEAPRRVHAFFIGVAVVMTVLIGISRVYLGVHWPTDVLAGWCLGAAWALLCWIVALWLQRRGQIEPRPGRE
- a CDS encoding twin-arginine translocation (Tat), yielding MNRRTLLTALAAGVAVSAMPFAFTGEANALPASAPADLTGVREALAPAAAAPQDMQWRRRRWRRRYWGGRPWRRRRCWINRRGFRVCRW
- a CDS encoding GGDEF domain-containing protein; translated protein: MTEYLHPRTIALAVVVVSMTAGLLLLMSSRRNSEEPSLFTWGIANVMGSIGVAMLAMRNIAPDTLTIIVANALTLSAYMVNVAGVLQFCRRQVPWGLIALPPLVWLLLCQVPDFYGSVEARLTYISAIVVIASFTPAAVLWRLRGEALPTRIPTIVWYCLHGCVFIVRLVIPLLNTAPAPTELQASPVVVIIMVEALVHVTMISFLLLLLIKDRAEERYRRAAETDVLTGQPNRRAFMAEAERLVAEPTRWPACMLVIDVDRFKSINDTVGHAGGDTVLVTIATTIRSHLRPTDTFGRLGGEEFGALLPNTTLACAMTIAEGLRARVAALDIAAGGTTLRATVSIGVSMIAGGKPDLDTLIDRADACLYEAKRTGRNRVVAREDGIRLAG
- a CDS encoding aldo/keto reductase, producing MTPRNLGRSGLKVSPICLGTMMFGGPTDEKASVRIIDRAREAGVNFIDTADVYTEGRSEEITGRAIKANRSHWVLATKLANPTGPGPNDRGLSRLYMMRAVEASLKRLGTDVIDIYYLHKEDHGTPLEETVRALGDLIRQGKIRHYGVSNHRSWRVAEICNLADRMGIDRPVVSQPYYNAMNRMPEVEHLPACGFYGLGVVPYSPLARGILSGKYDPKAPPPEGSRAGRADSRMMQTEWRKESLVIAQKLKAHAEKRGITPGQFATAWVLNNAFVTAAIAGPRTMEQFEDYLGAPGYAFTKADEALVDRLVPAGHPSTPGYTDPAYPLEGRVSRCG
- a CDS encoding EAL domain-containing protein, which translates into the protein MTPALAQGVDAVAVTATSPAINLGRALTFVQGEGDRVSVPTAPGSDGIVRRMEVRQTRTDSSSVWGVFTLSNATDEQVDRLVVVPHYRLIRSGLLRPDLGAQRLVSLTPSQGFRPERQTAVDQDVFLITLDPGTTVTFVAELHDPRLPQITLWQPDAFKDRENSFTLYRGIILGIAGLLALFLTILFVVKGSLMFPAAALLAWAVLGTLALDFGFWTRVMELAPEVVAFWRAVAEAILSATLMIFLFAYLDLNRWHVRYTVLMAVWLAFAGGMLTVAWFDPSIAAGIARLGIGAVTILGTVILVYLSVLRYDRAINLLPTWVLFMVWSGAALLMVSGRLNNEIAAPAMLGALVLLVMLIGFTVMQHAFSGAGVPRGLVSDTERKALALTGAGDVIFDWDVVTNRIWVGPELEPQLGLKRGTLEGVATRFIEALHPADRDRIRSTLDTVVEHRRGRLVEEFRLRATDGHFIWMVLRARPVVGSDGEVVRLVGTLADITEFKAAEERLLHDAVHDNLTGLPNRELFLDRLDASLTSLAAEDGRRPTVMVLDIDRFKQVNDSVGVSVGDSILLSVSRRLARLIKPQDTLARLAGDQFAIILVSERTPERITGFAETLRKALRAPIAFGDREIFLTGSIGIALADGTQVKRDDLLKDAELAAYHAKRLGGDRIEVFKPALRAVKSDRLALESDLRRALERNEIAIVYQPVVRLADRTLAGFEALVRWDHPRLGRLPPGEFIAIAEETGLIVELGLFVMDRSARQLASWQQLMPLDPPLFVSVNVSSRQLLRHDLLQDIKGVLSRSTVARGSLKLELTESLVMENPEYAAQMLQRIRELGAGLSLDDFGTGYSSLSYLQRFPFDTIKIDKSFVRADQRGVRPVILRTIIALGQDLGMEVVAEGAESDADAVELFQLGCDYAQGFAFGEPMTADQATKLLKAALAQAA